In Phormidium yuhuli AB48, one genomic interval encodes:
- the urtA gene encoding urea ABC transporter substrate-binding protein, translating into MSKGLGRRKFLWYGSAAFGTSLILKACADPNGPATGGAGGDDDTIKVGILHSLSGTMAISETTLVDAEKLAIQEINANGGVNGKQLEVIVEDGASDWPTFAEKAEKLIDQDGVAVVFGCWTSASRQAVKDVFETRDHMLWYPVQYEGQECSKNIFYTGAAPNQQIEPAVRWLLENKGDEFFLVGSDYVFPRTANTIIKEQLAAEGGTVVGEDYMPLGSTEVTPIISQIQRALPDGGVIFNTLNGDSNVAFFTQMQGAGLDPERYPVMSVSVAEEEVQQIGVDLLVGHYAAWNYFQTVETPENETWVEAFRAEYGEDRVTNDPMESAYLMVYLWKQAAEQVGDAYDIEGVRAAAIGQEFQAPQGLVTMNENHHISQMVRIGQVRDDGLFDIVWATEDRVDPQPWNQYVPETQGYACDWSDPNKGGRFRLEDA; encoded by the coding sequence ATGAGCAAAGGTTTAGGACGGCGTAAATTTTTATGGTATGGTTCAGCCGCATTTGGAACCAGTTTAATTCTCAAGGCCTGCGCTGACCCCAATGGTCCGGCGACGGGCGGCGCTGGTGGAGATGATGACACGATTAAAGTGGGCATTCTCCACTCCCTTAGTGGGACGATGGCCATCAGTGAAACAACCCTAGTTGATGCGGAAAAACTAGCCATCCAAGAAATTAACGCCAATGGCGGCGTCAATGGTAAGCAGCTCGAAGTCATCGTCGAAGACGGGGCCTCTGACTGGCCGACATTTGCTGAGAAAGCCGAGAAACTCATCGACCAAGATGGGGTTGCTGTGGTCTTTGGCTGCTGGACTTCGGCGAGTCGTCAGGCGGTTAAGGATGTCTTTGAAACTCGGGACCATATGCTGTGGTATCCCGTGCAGTATGAAGGACAGGAATGCTCCAAAAACATTTTCTACACTGGAGCCGCCCCCAACCAACAAATTGAGCCAGCGGTGCGATGGCTTCTGGAAAATAAGGGGGATGAATTTTTCTTAGTGGGGTCGGACTATGTATTCCCCCGTACAGCCAACACGATTATCAAGGAACAACTTGCGGCTGAAGGTGGGACGGTTGTGGGCGAAGACTATATGCCCCTCGGCAGTACAGAAGTCACGCCCATTATCTCCCAAATTCAACGGGCATTACCTGATGGTGGGGTGATTTTTAACACCCTCAATGGAGACAGCAACGTCGCTTTCTTCACGCAAATGCAAGGGGCTGGTCTGGATCCTGAACGCTATCCAGTGATGTCTGTGAGTGTGGCAGAGGAAGAAGTTCAACAAATCGGTGTTGACTTGCTTGTGGGTCATTATGCCGCCTGGAACTATTTTCAGACTGTGGAAACTCCAGAGAATGAAACTTGGGTCGAAGCATTCCGAGCCGAATACGGGGAGGACCGCGTCACCAACGATCCCATGGAGTCTGCTTATTTGATGGTGTATCTCTGGAAACAGGCAGCGGAACAGGTGGGTGACGCCTATGATATCGAAGGGGTACGGGCGGCTGCTATTGGTCAGGAGTTCCAAGCTCCTCAGGGGTTAGTGACGATGAATGAGAATCATCACATTTCCCAAATGGTTCGCATTGGTCAGGTGCGTGACGATGGCCTGTTTGATATTGTCTGGGCCACGGAAGACCGGGTTGACCCACAGCCTTGGAACCAATATGTCCCTGAGACTCAGGGCTATGCTTGCGACTGGAGTGACCCCAATAAGGGGGGACGGTTTAGACTTGAAGATGCTTAA
- a CDS encoding ABC transporter permease subunit — protein sequence MIELAVGIFNGIGIGSVLLIAALGLAIVFGLMGVINLAHGELMMLGAYTTFVVQNFFRDLDAGDGIFGLYIFVALPAAFLISAMVGLILERGVIRFLYGRPLETLLATWGVSLILRQLVRSVNWLLAIAILLFCALFFGGMWVLRRRPNWEGIKGWAIAVLLPLSLGIAGLAGWAMTGVNTLAQPWFGPRNVDVSTPPWLRGGLEVGAYRLPYSRMFIIVLTLLCLLAVYWFFNRSDWGLRIRSVTQNRSMSACLGIPTETVDALTFALGSGLAGIAGCAITLLGSVGPNVGQNYIVDTFMVVVVGGVGNMFGAILAALAIGVSTYLLGSGALVGVFDDINALQFVAEFLRFFTSTSMARVMVFALIIAFLQVKPSGIFPQKGRTAEL from the coding sequence ATGATCGAGCTTGCTGTTGGTATTTTTAACGGCATTGGCATTGGGTCAGTCCTCCTAATTGCGGCCTTAGGTCTAGCGATTGTATTTGGGCTGATGGGTGTTATTAACTTGGCTCACGGTGAGTTAATGATGCTAGGTGCCTATACCACCTTTGTTGTGCAAAATTTCTTTCGCGATTTGGACGCGGGTGACGGCATATTTGGACTTTATATTTTTGTGGCTCTCCCAGCGGCATTTTTGATCTCCGCGATGGTGGGGCTAATTTTAGAGCGGGGGGTGATTCGCTTCCTATATGGTCGACCTCTGGAAACGCTGTTGGCGACCTGGGGGGTAAGTTTGATTTTGCGCCAGTTGGTGCGTAGTGTGAATTGGTTGTTGGCGATCGCCATTCTGCTCTTTTGCGCCCTCTTTTTCGGGGGAATGTGGGTGTTGCGTCGTCGCCCCAACTGGGAGGGGATAAAAGGGTGGGCGATCGCCGTCCTCCTGCCCCTGTCCTTAGGGATTGCTGGACTAGCCGGCTGGGCCATGACGGGGGTGAATACCTTGGCACAGCCCTGGTTTGGTCCGCGTAATGTGGACGTGAGTACGCCACCCTGGCTGCGAGGGGGTCTGGAAGTGGGAGCCTATCGTCTGCCCTATTCCCGAATGTTCATCATTGTTTTAACCCTACTCTGTCTATTGGCAGTGTATTGGTTCTTTAATCGCTCTGATTGGGGATTGCGGATTCGTTCAGTGACTCAGAATCGTAGTATGAGTGCCTGTTTGGGGATTCCCACAGAAACGGTGGATGCTCTGACCTTTGCTCTCGGTTCAGGCTTGGCGGGGATTGCTGGCTGCGCCATTACCTTACTGGGGTCTGTGGGGCCGAATGTGGGTCAGAACTACATTGTGGACACGTTTATGGTGGTGGTTGTCGGCGGAGTGGGCAATATGTTTGGAGCCATTCTCGCCGCTTTGGCCATTGGGGTGAGTACCTATCTGCTGGGATCTGGGGCATTGGTTGGGGTTTTTGACGATATCAATGCCTTACAGTTTGTTGCTGAGTTTCTGCGCTTTTTCACCTCAACCAGTATGGCTCGGGTCATGGTCTTTGCCCTGATCATTGCCTTCTTACAGGTCAAACCGTCAGGGATCTTTCCCCAGAAAGGACGAACGGCTGAACTGTAG
- the urtC gene encoding urea ABC transporter permease subunit UrtC, which translates to MSSSPTHPPGTKSRRPKWWLEPAIVLGVAIALAVIMPLILPVFRLRLLGRFVALAIAALGIDLIWGYTGLLSLGHGIFFALGGYAFAMHLNLQLPEGQIPNFFSLYGVEELPWIWQPFYSLPVTLISIVLIPGLVAGLLGYLVFRNRIKGVYFSILTQAALLVFFNFFNGQQDLINGTNGLSTNRYEIFGVAAGAPQAQLAFFQTSLVMVGLVYLLCRWLTDGRFGRMLVAIRDDEIRARFAGYDPTGFKILVFAVSGAIAGISGALFTVQTGLITPSFMEVAFSIEMVIWVAVGGRASLIGAIIGTILVRTAQTFLSEWSPEAWLFFQGGLFLIVVTVLPNGLYGWFRDSAIPQVRSRLGLQPRLVSYPDIDLNPEVQQEQDELERLDR; encoded by the coding sequence ATGAGTTCTTCTCCGACCCATCCCCCAGGGACAAAATCCCGTCGCCCCAAATGGTGGCTCGAACCGGCGATCGTCCTCGGTGTTGCCATCGCCTTGGCGGTCATCATGCCCCTAATCCTACCGGTCTTCCGCCTGAGATTGTTAGGGCGTTTCGTGGCCCTGGCTATTGCCGCCTTAGGCATTGACCTAATTTGGGGCTACACCGGTTTATTAAGTTTGGGTCATGGAATCTTCTTTGCTCTCGGGGGCTATGCCTTCGCCATGCACCTGAACTTACAACTTCCGGAAGGGCAAATCCCCAACTTTTTTAGCCTCTATGGTGTGGAGGAGCTGCCCTGGATTTGGCAACCGTTTTATTCGCTGCCAGTTACCCTAATTTCCATTGTCCTGATTCCGGGACTTGTGGCCGGACTTCTGGGCTATTTGGTTTTTCGTAACCGCATTAAGGGGGTCTATTTTTCTATTTTGACCCAAGCGGCTCTCTTGGTGTTCTTTAACTTCTTCAACGGGCAGCAAGACCTGATTAACGGGACCAATGGACTCAGTACCAATCGCTATGAAATCTTCGGCGTTGCGGCTGGAGCGCCTCAAGCTCAGCTCGCCTTTTTTCAAACGTCTCTAGTCATGGTGGGTTTGGTCTATTTACTCTGTCGTTGGTTGACAGATGGGCGTTTTGGACGGATGCTCGTGGCAATTCGGGATGATGAAATTCGAGCCCGTTTTGCTGGCTATGACCCCACCGGCTTTAAGATTTTAGTCTTTGCAGTTTCCGGGGCGATCGCCGGCATTTCTGGGGCTTTATTTACAGTCCAAACGGGACTGATTACCCCGAGTTTTATGGAAGTTGCCTTTTCCATTGAAATGGTCATTTGGGTTGCCGTCGGTGGTCGAGCGAGCCTGATCGGGGCGATTATCGGCACCATCTTAGTCCGCACTGCCCAAACTTTCCTGAGTGAATGGTCTCCCGAGGCTTGGTTATTTTTCCAGGGAGGCTTATTCCTAATTGTCGTGACAGTCCTTCCTAATGGACTTTATGGTTGGTTCCGAGATTCGGCCATTCCCCAAGTGCGATCGCGCCTGGGCCTGCAACCGCGTCTGGTGAGCTATCCCGACATTGACCTCAACCCGGAAGTTCAGCAGGAACAGGATGAACTCGAACGTCTCGATCGCTAA